A part of Pseudobacteroides sp. genomic DNA contains:
- a CDS encoding ATP-dependent helicase codes for MGLRKGQKELVEDYRGGYCAVPAIPGGGKTYCLSVWAARMIAMGIPKPGKILIVTYMNSAVNNFKQRISAELQRLGIQGNKGYFVSTIHGLCLQIIKEKPDHIIANEEFGIVDEVTKVQIINSAVDEWKRGNERRLAFFIDEQNFSSNKLNDIYKTWHDKFCGLVLGAIGDFKCRGIGPQEALERCKSLPNNSFLRCASEVYGLYDRKLKISGFLDFDDMLYSSKKILMEDSSLLEKYQKKYTFVCEDEAQDSNLIQSEILTMLANGNLLRVGDSNQAICGSFSNSDFTLFKSFCEDPATTVYNITQSSRNTKDIINLANHFVKYIRERHPILECRDSLLPQYIEPVSDDDERKNPEIPEYGIKAGIFPSWQDEARRIVKKAQEFLNLFPDKTAAILAPSAWKIKEIVKILGSWDLPYEQLDNSSPEKNKTVRMLGRVIDYIAYPEDGEKLAAMMLECFLTERYDADHKTQVETENDIENEGQKRIGQKDMLTSFLKRCPTENLLYPQGGEINIRDIPRELSKSTIWSDFLSYLDLVRELLEFPDTIVEKLILYISEKLKFGREERAIAQKVAGDVRYLMSRSPVWRMGDLALELLSPKNMFNYFAGVVYELKGYEPKPGVITVATYHKSKGLEWDVVFLTGLNYADFPVTLKDKFIGEYWFLREEYKNPQAVIKAEMQKKIEGSFMGDPLVKAKIETISEKARLLYVGITRAKQYLFLSGEHSNQGKRNEVLPCQYLVEIKKFIDEEGSK; via the coding sequence ATGGGGCTTAGAAAAGGCCAGAAAGAACTTGTTGAGGATTATAGAGGCGGATATTGTGCAGTGCCGGCAATACCAGGCGGCGGGAAGACCTACTGCCTGTCTGTTTGGGCTGCTCGTATGATTGCAATGGGCATTCCAAAGCCCGGGAAAATATTGATTGTTACATACATGAACAGTGCGGTGAATAATTTCAAGCAAAGAATAAGTGCGGAGCTTCAAAGGCTTGGGATCCAAGGCAATAAGGGTTATTTTGTTTCTACAATTCATGGATTATGCCTTCAGATCATCAAGGAAAAACCTGACCACATCATCGCAAATGAAGAGTTTGGAATTGTTGATGAGGTAACAAAGGTTCAGATTATAAACAGTGCGGTTGATGAATGGAAAAGGGGTAATGAAAGAAGGCTTGCGTTTTTTATTGATGAACAGAATTTCAGTTCCAATAAATTAAATGATATATATAAGACATGGCATGATAAATTTTGCGGGTTGGTCTTAGGGGCAATAGGAGATTTCAAATGCCGCGGCATAGGCCCCCAGGAAGCACTTGAAAGGTGTAAAAGCCTTCCTAACAACTCTTTTTTGAGATGTGCATCTGAGGTTTACGGGCTATATGATAGAAAGCTTAAGATTTCAGGGTTTCTTGATTTTGACGATATGCTGTACAGCTCTAAAAAAATACTTATGGAAGACAGTAGTTTACTGGAAAAATATCAGAAAAAGTACACTTTTGTATGCGAGGATGAAGCCCAGGACTCCAACCTTATACAGAGTGAAATCCTTACAATGCTGGCAAATGGAAATCTTTTGAGGGTAGGGGACAGCAACCAGGCAATTTGCGGAAGTTTTTCAAACAGCGACTTTACGCTTTTTAAGAGCTTTTGCGAGGATCCTGCAACTACTGTTTACAATATTACCCAGTCCAGCAGAAATACAAAAGACATTATTAACCTGGCAAATCATTTTGTTAAGTATATTAGGGAGAGGCATCCGATTTTAGAGTGCAGAGACAGCCTTTTGCCCCAATATATAGAACCGGTTAGTGACGATGATGAGAGAAAAAATCCTGAGATACCTGAGTACGGAATAAAGGCTGGAATATTTCCCTCCTGGCAGGATGAAGCCAGGAGGATAGTCAAAAAGGCACAGGAATTCTTAAACTTATTCCCTGACAAAACAGCTGCAATTTTGGCACCAAGTGCATGGAAGATCAAGGAGATAGTCAAAATTCTGGGATCTTGGGATTTACCATATGAGCAGCTTGATAATTCATCTCCTGAAAAAAACAAAACAGTTAGAATGTTAGGCAGGGTCATAGATTATATTGCATATCCTGAGGATGGTGAGAAGCTTGCGGCCATGATGCTGGAATGCTTCCTTACCGAAAGGTATGATGCGGACCATAAAACTCAGGTTGAAACGGAAAATGATATTGAAAATGAGGGGCAAAAAAGGATCGGACAGAAGGATATGCTTACAAGCTTTTTAAAGAGGTGTCCTACTGAAAACCTTTTATATCCTCAAGGTGGAGAAATAAACATAAGGGATATACCCAGGGAGCTTTCTAAAAGCACGATTTGGTCTGATTTTTTAAGTTACTTGGATCTTGTAAGGGAGCTTTTGGAGTTTCCTGATACCATAGTGGAAAAGCTTATTCTCTACATATCTGAGAAGCTTAAGTTTGGCAGGGAAGAGAGAGCTATAGCTCAAAAGGTTGCCGGAGATGTAAGATACCTTATGAGCCGCAGTCCGGTATGGCGTATGGGAGATTTGGCATTGGAGCTATTGAGTCCAAAAAACATGTTTAATTATTTTGCAGGGGTCGTGTACGAGCTTAAGGGATATGAACCCAAGCCAGGAGTTATTACGGTAGCGACTTACCATAAATCAAAAGGGCTTGAGTGGGATGTGGTTTTCCTTACAGGGCTTAATTATGCTGATTTTCCGGTGACATTGAAAGACAAGTTTATTGGAGAGTATTGGTTTTTAAGGGAGGAGTATAAAAATCCCCAGGCGGTTATAAAAGCGGAGATGCAGAAAAAGATAGAGGGAAGCTTTATGGGTGATCCCCTTGTGAAAGCCAAGATTGAGACCATATCGGAAAAGGCAAGGCTTCTCTATGTAGGAATAACCAGAGCAAAGCAGTACCTTTTCCTGTCCGGCGAGCATTCAAACCAGGGGAAAAGGAATGAAGTACTTCCATGCCAATATCTTGTGGAAATAAAAAAGTTTATTGATGAAGAAGGGAGTAAATGA
- a CDS encoding ABC transporter ATP-binding protein — protein MEILKVENLTKTYGKGDNEVVAIENISFAVEKGEFVAIVGPSGSGKSTLLHLIGGVDKPTKGKVFIEGVDIYGLREKQLSILRRRKVGFVFQSYNLIPVLTTEENILMPLLLDNRKQDKSYIDELLGILNLTDRRNHLPSQLSGGQQQRVSIGRALSNKPAIILADEPTGNLDSKNSKEVLELMKYSAQKYNQTLILITHDMNIASQANRVISIIDGKIFADEVMRK, from the coding sequence ATGGAAATATTAAAAGTCGAAAATCTTACAAAAACATATGGAAAAGGCGATAATGAGGTTGTTGCTATAGAAAACATTAGCTTTGCAGTAGAGAAAGGAGAATTTGTAGCAATAGTTGGTCCAAGTGGATCGGGAAAGAGTACATTACTGCACCTTATAGGAGGGGTGGATAAACCGACAAAAGGAAAGGTGTTTATAGAAGGTGTAGACATATACGGCCTTAGGGAAAAACAGCTTTCTATTTTAAGGAGAAGGAAGGTAGGCTTTGTTTTTCAGTCATATAACCTTATACCAGTTCTGACAACTGAGGAGAATATTCTGATGCCTCTGCTTTTGGACAACAGAAAGCAGGATAAAAGTTATATTGATGAGCTTTTGGGGATCCTAAACCTAACAGACAGGAGAAATCACCTTCCTTCTCAACTTTCCGGAGGACAGCAGCAGAGGGTTTCCATTGGCAGGGCACTATCAAACAAGCCTGCGATAATATTGGCAGATGAGCCTACCGGGAACCTTGACTCCAAAAACTCCAAGGAAGTCTTGGAACTTATGAAATATTCCGCACAAAAGTATAATCAGACACTTATATTAATAACTCATGACATGAACATCGCCTCCCAGGCAAATAGAGTAATAAGCATAATAGACGGGAAAATTTTTGCGGATGAGGTGATGAGAAAATGA
- a CDS encoding PD-(D/E)XK nuclease family protein, whose protein sequence is MTYMGSTADKNKNIIPEGFLFTQQSLTTFANCPLKFRKRYIENLKWNSYPDGDVKKRLDMGNDFHLIAHRYFLGIMDEHIEDAELKRWVENLKNSFPINKDYVYLPEYKIRMADNIMRLEANYDLLLVKNGKIEIWDWKTHSLRPDPDKVQRNTSFLKKLQTIVYVFVLKEQSKLISGEDAQSHLISMNYWQPDPPGTIEKIVYSDERHRLFKEEIQSRVVRIMDFDYGEFDKENYIEHCKICEFNWFCNNKKVDFKAMEDDEDFLDSLRWED, encoded by the coding sequence ATGACTTATATGGGATCAACAGCTGACAAAAATAAGAATATTATCCCTGAAGGATTCCTCTTCACGCAGCAATCCCTGACCACCTTCGCCAACTGCCCTTTGAAGTTCAGAAAAAGGTACATTGAAAACCTTAAATGGAACAGCTATCCCGATGGAGATGTAAAGAAAAGGCTGGATATGGGTAATGACTTTCACCTCATTGCCCATAGATACTTTTTAGGTATTATGGATGAGCACATAGAGGATGCAGAGCTTAAAAGGTGGGTTGAAAATTTGAAAAACAGTTTTCCCATTAATAAAGATTATGTTTACCTGCCGGAATATAAGATAAGAATGGCAGACAATATTATGAGACTTGAGGCAAACTATGACCTGTTATTGGTTAAAAACGGGAAAATTGAAATATGGGACTGGAAAACCCATTCACTAAGGCCTGACCCTGATAAGGTCCAAAGGAATACAAGTTTTTTAAAAAAGCTTCAGACAATAGTATATGTGTTTGTTTTAAAAGAGCAGTCTAAGCTTATAAGTGGGGAAGATGCTCAGAGTCATTTGATATCAATGAATTATTGGCAGCCTGATCCTCCCGGCACAATTGAAAAGATTGTCTACAGTGATGAAAGGCACAGACTTTTTAAGGAAGAAATCCAGAGCAGGGTAGTTAGAATTATGGATTTTGACTACGGGGAGTTTGATAAGGAAAATTATATAGAACACTGCAAAATATGTGAATTCAACTGGTTTTGCAATAATAAAAAAGTTGATTTTAAGGCCATGGAAGATGATGAAGATTTTCTTGACAGCTTAAGATGGGAGGATTAG
- a CDS encoding ABC transporter permease, with the protein MNSYKGLTIKYLKEHKARTILTLTGIIIAISMFTVIGGIYFSGKENEIEDVKESVGNYEIAFLDVSGDKLKQIINNSEIKNGGTVKEIGDINLDTKLLTGSLRKVHVKAYDTDAYKDIFKVKMAVGRLPGKSNEVIVDRKYYNVLKEKGIADTLEGTISISNNKSHVVYKIVGAYESNMINNTALGLIDNNINAGDKYIYYANLKDKNDKMKAAESIAKVTNTKIDPNSSMLYLIGQGPDKKKNDAVGTIFFFIFALVVVCTVVVIYNAFSISVMERIKHFGILRSIGATKGQISSLVIKEAIIMSGIAVPAGITIGYLGAFIVFGVMMSGFLGAFKIGFYPKVVLVAAALGIATVFISVLLPAFSASRVSPVDAIKGTNVLKGEKIKRRRGRLAKLFFGFEGQVAYKNIKRNRKRFYVTCISLSLSLIMFIFFSNLIDIILESNKIITVNVKVQAIYMSQNFSMGDDFGDKLAKINGIKDVYKLNYVELPMLVEKSSVNKKFVESLVKKGGIEEYRDYYIPNVQIISYDKKALEFFNKDNKKHVDYDKFRRGEEVIIVNKAMGNEDKSLFYDGFTSYKKGQSIKLPKLSREYINKKDKGLIKKFLAKNDMVDFKISEVVDYETLNGSPILNGFGIIMSDESFKRLTGVMNYNTLGIMFDSQESRDGIFEKLNVIADENSVTYYDIYEQEKKSNDLINQLMILVYGFISLIVLISGVNIINTVTINLLVKKREYAVFKAIGMTKWQFIKLVLLEGTLFGVFACIAGIPAAFLLTKYGVIVKNPLGFIGYTMPVWPYIAGSAGVIAITFLAVLIPLRKLNEMNIVEALRVED; encoded by the coding sequence ATGAACAGCTATAAGGGACTGACTATAAAGTATCTTAAAGAGCACAAGGCAAGAACAATTCTGACCCTCACTGGCATCATTATTGCCATATCCATGTTTACTGTCATAGGGGGGATCTATTTCAGCGGTAAGGAAAATGAAATCGAAGATGTAAAAGAGAGTGTAGGTAACTACGAGATAGCTTTTTTGGACGTATCCGGTGATAAACTTAAGCAAATAATTAACAATTCAGAAATAAAAAACGGCGGAACTGTAAAAGAGATTGGGGATATTAACCTGGACACCAAGCTGCTTACTGGATCCCTACGGAAAGTACATGTGAAGGCATATGATACTGATGCATACAAGGATATTTTCAAAGTCAAAATGGCAGTTGGCAGATTGCCCGGGAAAAGCAATGAAGTCATAGTGGATAGAAAATACTATAATGTATTAAAAGAAAAGGGAATTGCAGATACCTTAGAGGGTACAATCAGTATAAGCAATAATAAGAGCCATGTCGTTTATAAAATAGTTGGAGCTTATGAAAGCAATATGATTAACAATACAGCTCTAGGCCTTATAGATAACAATATAAATGCTGGGGACAAATATATTTATTATGCAAACCTAAAAGATAAAAATGACAAAATGAAAGCTGCTGAGAGCATTGCTAAAGTTACCAATACAAAGATTGATCCAAACTCAAGCATGTTATATCTAATAGGGCAAGGCCCGGATAAAAAGAAAAATGATGCTGTTGGAACCATATTCTTTTTCATTTTCGCATTGGTTGTAGTATGTACAGTGGTGGTTATATATAATGCATTCAGCATATCGGTAATGGAGAGAATAAAGCATTTTGGAATTTTAAGAAGTATAGGTGCAACCAAGGGGCAGATAAGCAGCCTGGTTATAAAAGAAGCAATAATCATGAGCGGAATTGCCGTGCCCGCAGGTATAACAATAGGTTATCTTGGTGCTTTTATTGTATTTGGTGTTATGATGTCAGGGTTTTTGGGAGCTTTCAAAATAGGTTTCTATCCTAAGGTAGTTTTGGTAGCAGCAGCTTTAGGTATAGCTACTGTTTTTATCTCGGTACTCCTTCCTGCATTTTCTGCGTCAAGGGTTTCACCGGTGGATGCCATAAAAGGAACCAATGTACTAAAGGGGGAAAAGATAAAACGCAGAAGGGGCAGATTGGCTAAGCTGTTTTTCGGGTTTGAGGGGCAGGTTGCTTACAAAAATATCAAGAGAAACAGAAAGCGGTTTTATGTTACTTGCATATCTTTGTCTCTATCATTAATTATGTTTATTTTCTTTTCTAATCTGATAGATATTATTTTAGAGTCAAATAAAATAATAACAGTCAATGTGAAGGTTCAGGCAATTTATATGTCGCAAAATTTCAGTATGGGTGATGATTTTGGGGATAAGCTTGCAAAAATTAATGGGATTAAAGATGTATACAAACTAAACTATGTAGAGCTTCCCATGTTAGTTGAAAAAAGCTCAGTGAATAAAAAATTTGTAGAGTCTTTAGTAAAAAAGGGCGGTATTGAGGAATATAGGGACTATTATATTCCAAATGTTCAAATCATCAGCTACGATAAAAAAGCCCTTGAGTTTTTTAATAAGGACAATAAAAAGCATGTTGATTATGATAAGTTTAGAAGAGGTGAAGAGGTTATTATAGTCAATAAAGCAATGGGAAATGAGGACAAGAGCCTGTTTTATGATGGATTTACCTCTTATAAAAAAGGCCAGAGCATTAAACTTCCAAAGCTTAGCCGTGAATATATAAATAAAAAAGACAAAGGGCTGATAAAAAAGTTTTTGGCGAAGAATGATATGGTTGATTTTAAGATTTCAGAGGTTGTTGACTACGAAACACTAAATGGCTCGCCAATATTAAACGGATTTGGTATAATAATGTCGGATGAAAGCTTTAAAAGGTTAACAGGAGTAATGAACTACAATACGCTAGGTATTATGTTTGATTCACAGGAAAGCAGAGATGGGATTTTTGAAAAACTCAATGTTATTGCTGATGAGAATTCAGTGACATACTATGATATTTATGAGCAGGAAAAGAAGTCAAATGATCTTATAAATCAATTGATGATACTGGTATATGGTTTTATATCCCTTATTGTCCTTATATCAGGTGTAAACATAATTAATACTGTAACGATAAATCTTTTGGTCAAGAAAAGGGAATATGCCGTTTTTAAGGCAATAGGCATGACAAAGTGGCAATTTATAAAGCTTGTTTTATTGGAAGGAACCTTATTTGGAGTATTTGCATGCATTGCAGGTATCCCGGCGGCTTTCCTGCTGACCAAATACGGAGTTATTGTAAAAAACCCTCTAGGGTTTATTGGCTACACAATGCCGGTTTGGCCTTACATAGCAGGTTCTGCCGGTGTTATAGCAATAACGTTTTTAGCTGTTCTTATTCCTCTAAGGAAGCTGAATGAAATGAATATTGTTGAAGCATTAAGGGTAGAGGATTGA
- a CDS encoding response regulator transcription factor, with protein MNVMLVEDDKALALGMEYALKKEGFNVSIAGTIKEAQRLLDNSTELVLLDVSLPDGSGYDFCMELRAKSNVPVIFITALDSEANVVFGLDIGGDDYITKPVRISEMLSRIKAVMRRRSDQHKNELTNIIVSGNISIEPLKCKVMMDGAEVNLTAAEYKLLLLLVENKERVLERNQIIEKLWDIDGSFIDHNTLNVYVKRLREKIESESKKHIETLRGIGYMWKDEV; from the coding sequence ATGAATGTCATGCTTGTGGAAGACGACAAGGCCTTGGCCCTTGGAATGGAATACGCATTAAAAAAAGAAGGTTTCAATGTTAGTATTGCAGGAACAATAAAAGAAGCACAAAGGCTTTTGGACAATTCTACAGAGCTTGTACTTTTGGATGTTTCACTGCCTGATGGAAGCGGCTATGATTTTTGTATGGAACTTAGAGCAAAGAGCAATGTTCCGGTCATTTTTATAACGGCTTTAGACAGCGAGGCAAATGTTGTTTTCGGACTTGATATAGGAGGGGATGACTACATTACAAAGCCTGTCAGGATTAGTGAGATGCTCTCAAGGATAAAGGCTGTCATGAGGAGACGGTCCGATCAACACAAGAATGAACTGACAAACATAATAGTAAGCGGCAATATAAGTATAGAGCCGTTAAAGTGCAAGGTCATGATGGATGGTGCCGAAGTAAACCTTACAGCAGCAGAATACAAGCTTTTGCTGCTGTTGGTTGAAAATAAGGAAAGGGTACTTGAAAGGAATCAGATTATAGAGAAGCTTTGGGATATTGATGGCAGCTTCATTGACCATAATACGTTAAATGTATATGTTAAAAGGCTTAGAGAAAAGATTGAGTCAGAGAGTAAAAAGCATATAGAAACACTAAGGGGTATTGGATATATGTGGAAGGATGAGGTGTGA
- a CDS encoding S9 family peptidase: MVKRNGFTKLFAAVTLSITILGSTMPMNSFAAKKPWYEDSVNQLVKSGVMNTTRTTPLDKVKAGDFLKAAVLWFTYNHGEDFSKVVNDLQWVKIGEIKSNNEPLKRGEAVRIIIRAMGLDNKESKSLKDYMEQGVKLGLVKGYGRGSLGENDRVDYAQLATIFINARKIQNASTDNKGVEKVSMENFFKTPSTLGYSLSPDGKYLAYVAPWESRRNVFIVPADGGEAKRITSSKDRDIADYAWKDDKIIYLKDNGGDENYHIYLAGMDGVTEDKDLTPYPGVLSYYVDMLKGNKNEILITTNKKDPRVFDIYKLNILTGETTMVAQNPGNITGWLTDGDGKLRIAGSNDGIECKILYREKEDDEFEPLLETKAGESFTPIMFSSDNKSIYATSNVGKDTAAIVKLDLDTKKQAVIYERKDVDVSSIIINPTTREVLGAVYNTDKVRAEIFNKDLKEIFNRVSSKFGNDKEVGIKDLSKDMNKFILSVGSDRDPGAYYFYDSTTDKLKKLGDILPSINPEKMAKIIPVSYKSRDGLTIYGYLTLPVNKIPQKLPVIVNPHGGPWARDSWGYNPEVQFLANRGYAVLQVNFRGSTGYGKKFVEAGNKQWGLKMQDDITDGVQWLIKQGIADPKRVGIYGASYGGYATLAGITFTPDLYAAAVDYCGVSNIFTLLNTIPPYWESQRKMFYERVGDPAKDKELLTKVSPVFHADKIKTPLFVAQGANDPRVNKAESDQIVDALKKRNINVEYMVKENEGHGFANEENRFDFYKAMESFFAKHLIRHE, translated from the coding sequence ATGGTTAAAAGAAATGGATTTACAAAACTATTTGCAGCAGTAACACTATCTATTACTATTCTAGGCAGTACCATGCCTATGAATTCGTTTGCAGCAAAAAAGCCATGGTATGAAGACAGCGTAAATCAATTGGTAAAGTCGGGCGTAATGAATACAACAAGAACAACGCCTCTAGACAAAGTCAAAGCAGGAGATTTTCTTAAAGCAGCGGTTTTATGGTTTACATACAATCATGGGGAGGATTTCAGCAAAGTTGTAAATGATCTTCAATGGGTAAAGATAGGAGAAATAAAATCAAATAATGAACCGCTTAAAAGAGGTGAAGCGGTAAGGATAATAATTAGGGCAATGGGGTTGGACAACAAGGAAAGTAAGAGCCTAAAAGACTATATGGAGCAAGGGGTAAAGCTCGGTCTCGTTAAAGGGTATGGAAGAGGATCGTTAGGTGAAAATGATAGAGTTGATTATGCCCAGTTGGCAACTATTTTTATCAATGCCAGGAAGATTCAGAATGCAAGTACTGACAATAAAGGTGTAGAGAAAGTATCAATGGAGAACTTTTTCAAAACTCCTTCAACATTAGGCTACAGCCTGTCTCCCGATGGGAAATATCTTGCATATGTTGCACCGTGGGAAAGCAGAAGAAATGTATTTATAGTACCTGCGGATGGGGGCGAAGCTAAGAGAATTACAAGTTCAAAGGACAGGGATATAGCAGATTATGCATGGAAGGATGACAAGATTATATACCTGAAAGACAATGGCGGTGATGAAAATTATCATATTTACTTGGCCGGTATGGATGGAGTAACTGAAGATAAAGACCTTACACCATACCCGGGTGTTTTGTCCTACTATGTGGATATGCTAAAGGGAAATAAGAATGAAATTCTTATTACAACGAATAAGAAAGACCCTAGGGTATTTGATATATATAAGCTTAATATTTTAACCGGTGAGACAACAATGGTTGCACAGAACCCAGGCAACATAACAGGGTGGCTTACAGATGGAGATGGTAAACTCAGGATTGCGGGATCAAACGATGGAATTGAGTGTAAGATTCTGTACAGGGAGAAAGAAGATGATGAATTTGAACCGCTCCTTGAAACAAAGGCTGGGGAATCCTTTACTCCCATAATGTTTTCAAGTGATAACAAAAGCATATATGCTACATCAAACGTAGGCAAGGATACAGCTGCAATTGTAAAGCTTGATTTGGATACTAAGAAGCAAGCGGTTATATATGAGAGAAAAGATGTTGATGTATCAAGCATAATAATTAATCCCACAACAAGAGAGGTATTAGGTGCTGTTTATAACACTGATAAGGTAAGGGCTGAAATTTTCAATAAGGATCTCAAGGAGATTTTTAATAGGGTTTCTTCCAAGTTTGGTAATGATAAAGAAGTAGGAATAAAGGATTTGTCCAAGGACATGAACAAGTTTATACTTTCAGTTGGCAGTGACAGAGATCCGGGAGCATATTATTTCTACGACTCAACAACTGATAAACTAAAAAAGCTGGGTGACATTTTACCTTCAATAAATCCTGAAAAGATGGCAAAAATAATACCTGTTTCATATAAGAGCCGTGACGGCCTGACAATCTACGGCTATCTTACATTACCGGTAAATAAGATACCACAAAAACTGCCTGTAATAGTAAATCCTCATGGAGGCCCTTGGGCTAGAGACAGCTGGGGATATAACCCTGAAGTACAGTTTCTTGCAAACAGAGGTTATGCAGTTTTGCAGGTTAATTTCAGAGGTTCCACAGGTTATGGTAAAAAATTTGTTGAAGCTGGAAACAAGCAATGGGGTTTAAAAATGCAGGATGATATTACAGATGGTGTTCAATGGCTTATCAAACAAGGTATTGCTGACCCGAAAAGGGTTGGTATTTATGGGGCATCATATGGCGGATATGCAACACTGGCAGGAATAACATTTACACCTGACTTATACGCAGCTGCAGTTGACTATTGCGGAGTTTCAAATATATTTACCCTTTTAAATACAATCCCACCATATTGGGAAAGCCAACGCAAGATGTTTTATGAAAGGGTTGGAGATCCGGCCAAGGATAAAGAGCTTCTTACAAAGGTTTCGCCTGTGTTCCACGCAGACAAAATTAAGACACCTCTATTCGTAGCACAGGGTGCCAATGACCCGAGAGTAAACAAAGCAGAATCCGACCAGATAGTGGATGCATTAAAGAAAAGAAACATCAATGTGGAATACATGGTAAAGGAAAATGAAGGGCACGGCTTTGCAAATGAAGAAAACAGATTTGATTTTTACAAAGCCATGGAAAGCTTTTTTGCAAAGCATTTGATAAGGCATGAATAA
- a CDS encoding HAMP domain-containing sensor histidine kinase encodes MLFKNYEVRKSFILLMLVLLAFAGAILGFLNNFINTMNKIQIRQNTALAGSLVKKYPEMEEDIVRTIISGDDKDYARGKEMFNKYSYNDSQAAYKNELMNKGYKSLFYRVIAIIIVFSAVILFIIIWGYNKLFRRIRTVASEAEVLVEGRFGTIEGENEDGDFGVLVYQFNTMAQRMTETLEALQKEKLFLKRLITDISHQLKTPLASLIMFNEILLDYDKLSKEDAIKFIRESKNQLERMEWLVKNLLKMAKLEGRMVIFEKQELLIEKTVIKSIEGLKTMAESKGIKIFLEGSSDIVVSHDVNWTAEAVSNIFKNSIEHVKPGGNIKISWEENNVFVEIRIEDDGEGISKSELPLIFDRFYKGPNSNSPTNIGIGLFIAKNAIEGQGGTVYAFSEEKKGCKFVIRIMKKVWNG; translated from the coding sequence ATGCTTTTTAAGAATTATGAGGTGCGAAAGTCATTCATATTGCTGATGTTAGTGCTTTTGGCTTTTGCGGGTGCAATCCTTGGATTTCTAAATAATTTTATCAATACCATGAATAAAATTCAGATAAGACAAAATACAGCACTTGCCGGAAGTCTTGTAAAAAAATACCCTGAGATGGAAGAGGATATTGTTAGAACTATAATTTCTGGTGATGACAAAGACTATGCCCGTGGAAAGGAAATGTTTAATAAATACTCGTACAATGATTCCCAAGCAGCGTACAAAAATGAATTAATGAATAAAGGCTACAAAAGCCTTTTTTACAGAGTAATTGCTATAATAATTGTTTTTTCAGCAGTTATTTTATTTATTATCATATGGGGCTATAACAAATTATTCAGAAGGATCAGGACGGTTGCATCAGAAGCTGAGGTTCTGGTTGAAGGCAGATTTGGAACAATTGAAGGGGAAAATGAGGACGGAGATTTCGGCGTTTTGGTTTACCAGTTCAACACCATGGCACAAAGAATGACTGAGACATTAGAAGCATTACAGAAGGAGAAGCTGTTTCTAAAAAGGCTGATAACCGATATATCCCATCAATTAAAAACCCCATTGGCGTCTCTTATAATGTTTAATGAAATACTTTTGGATTATGATAAGCTTTCAAAGGAAGATGCCATAAAGTTTATCAGAGAAAGTAAAAATCAGTTGGAAAGAATGGAGTGGCTTGTAAAGAACCTTCTTAAAATGGCAAAACTTGAAGGAAGAATGGTGATTTTTGAAAAGCAGGAGCTCTTGATTGAAAAGACAGTTATAAAAAGCATTGAAGGGCTTAAAACAATGGCCGAGTCTAAAGGCATAAAGATTTTCTTGGAAGGTTCTTCCGATATTGTTGTAAGTCATGATGTTAACTGGACTGCAGAGGCCGTATCCAATATTTTTAAAAATTCAATAGAGCATGTAAAGCCTGGTGGTAACATAAAAATAAGCTGGGAGGAAAACAATGTTTTTGTTGAAATCAGGATTGAAGATGATGGAGAGGGAATAAGTAAAAGCGAGCTTCCATTAATATTTGACAGATTTTATAAAGGGCCTAACAGTAACAGTCCTACAAATATCGGCATAGGCCTTTTTATAGCAAAGAATGCTATAGAGGGACAGGGTGGGACTGTTTATGCATTCAGTGAAGAAAAGAAAGGCTGTAAATTTGTCATTAGAATTATGAAAAAAGTATGGAATGGTTGA